From a single Candidatus Izimaplasma bacterium HR1 genomic region:
- the dnaC gene encoding Replicative DNA helicase, whose product MDKITPHNVEAEQSVLGSVFVEQGVMKTLVDKLDSEDFYTYRHKVIYTAMVELFQADIDIDYTTLSSKLETKGLLNDAGGIDYILGLINSVPSIVNLINYINIVRDKAITRKIMDACRAIIEDGYVNQDALSFVDNSEKTIFDIAKERRTTDFVKIHEVAEQVIEKTENAKNNAGRLTGLDTGFHEINDYTLGLQPSELMIIAARPSIGKSAFALNICTNVAKMKEKPYVAFFSLEMGSDQLVSRMISAESHVNSTAIRTGELTPVQWQQISLAKESLSNLNVLFDDSGTVKVTDLRQKCRKLKQEKKLDLVIIDYLQLLSGSRIENRVQEISEISRTLKEMARELKIPVIALSQLSRKVESRDKKIPMMADLRDSGSIEQDADIILFLYRDDYYNKEESQKPNTLEIIIAKNRSGATTTANIELNYNKACSYFTNRTGEKENPIGDL is encoded by the coding sequence ATGGACAAGATTACTCCACATAATGTCGAAGCTGAGCAAAGTGTATTAGGGAGTGTTTTCGTTGAACAAGGTGTGATGAAAACATTAGTAGATAAATTAGACAGTGAAGATTTTTATACTTACCGTCATAAAGTAATCTACACTGCAATGGTTGAGTTATTCCAAGCTGATATTGATATCGACTACACAACATTATCAAGTAAACTTGAAACGAAAGGTTTATTAAATGATGCTGGTGGGATTGATTATATATTAGGTCTAATTAACTCTGTACCGTCGATTGTAAACTTAATCAACTATATCAACATCGTAAGAGACAAAGCTATCACAAGAAAGATAATGGACGCATGTCGTGCTATTATCGAAGATGGTTACGTTAATCAGGATGCTCTTTCGTTTGTCGATAATAGTGAGAAAACAATCTTTGATATTGCTAAAGAAAGAAGAACAACAGACTTCGTTAAAATCCATGAAGTTGCTGAACAAGTAATTGAAAAAACAGAGAATGCTAAAAACAATGCCGGTAGACTTACTGGACTTGATACAGGATTCCATGAAATAAATGATTATACATTAGGATTACAACCTTCAGAGCTAATGATCATTGCTGCTCGTCCTTCAATCGGGAAATCAGCTTTTGCTCTTAACATTTGTACTAACGTAGCAAAAATGAAAGAAAAACCATATGTAGCATTCTTCAGTTTAGAGATGGGTAGTGATCAGCTAGTATCTCGTATGATTAGTGCTGAGTCACATGTAAATTCAACAGCTATTCGTACTGGTGAACTAACACCTGTACAATGGCAACAAATCTCTTTAGCTAAAGAATCTCTTTCTAACTTAAACGTCTTGTTTGATGATAGTGGTACTGTAAAGGTAACCGACCTTCGTCAAAAGTGTCGTAAGTTAAAACAAGAGAAAAAGTTAGATTTAGTAATTATTGATTATCTCCAATTACTAAGTGGTTCTAGAATTGAAAACCGTGTTCAAGAAATTAGTGAAATCTCTCGTACTTTAAAAGAGATGGCACGAGAACTTAAAATACCAGTTATCGCATTATCACAGTTATCTCGTAAAGTAGAATCACGAGATAAAAAAATACCAATGATGGCAGATTTACGTGACTCAGGTTCAATTGAGCAGGATGCCGACATTATTCTATTCTTATACCGTGATGATTACTATAATAAAGAAGAATCACAAAAACCAAACACTTTAGAAATTATTATTGCTAAAAACCGTTCAGGAGCAACTACGACTGCAAACATTGAGTTAAACTACAATAAAGCCTGTAGTTACTTCACAAATAGAACTGGTGAAAAAGAAAATCCTATCGGTGATTTATAA
- the hydE gene encoding [FeFe]-hydrogenase maturation protein HydE, translating to MNNILPKIKNNIKNSLTISSNVKELIDKLSMNQVLEENEYQYIFDNISSDETAYLFNKGYEAKIPHYQTRVFLRGLIEISNYCKMGCKYCGINHKVTNVERYRLTEEEILGCVEEGYFLGYRTFVIQGGEDSYYSDKVLTDLIKTMKKKHKGIRVTLSLGERSYESYKALKEAGADRYLLRHETASRRLYNHLHADFMSFDNRRQCLYNLKELGYQVGAGLMVGSPTQENQDLVKDLIFLKDLNPHMVGIGPYLCHSDTELAGNDSGTLTETLIMVALVRLILPKALLPATTALGTLDKLGRENALKVGANVMMPNISPTETRELYEIYQNKICTGDTSKQCRGCIETRIKAFGHDIDLGVGDYVDMKGLN from the coding sequence ATGAATAACATCTTACCAAAAATAAAGAATAATATTAAAAATAGTTTAACTATATCTAGTAATGTAAAAGAACTAATTGATAAATTAAGTATGAATCAAGTTCTTGAAGAAAATGAATATCAATATATCTTTGATAATATCTCTTCAGATGAAACTGCATACTTATTTAATAAGGGATATGAGGCAAAAATACCTCATTATCAAACTCGTGTTTTTTTACGAGGGCTAATTGAAATATCTAATTACTGTAAAATGGGATGTAAGTATTGTGGAATTAATCATAAAGTTACAAACGTTGAACGTTATCGTTTAACAGAAGAAGAAATCCTTGGTTGTGTTGAAGAAGGTTATTTTCTAGGATACCGTACGTTTGTTATTCAAGGTGGGGAAGATAGTTATTATTCCGATAAAGTCTTAACTGATTTAATAAAGACAATGAAAAAGAAACATAAAGGAATTAGAGTAACTCTTTCTCTTGGAGAAAGAAGTTATGAGTCCTATAAAGCTTTAAAAGAAGCTGGGGCAGATAGATACTTATTAAGACATGAAACTGCCTCGAGAAGACTATATAATCATTTACATGCTGATTTTATGAGTTTTGATAATAGAAGACAGTGTTTATATAATTTAAAAGAATTAGGATATCAAGTTGGTGCTGGTTTAATGGTAGGTTCACCTACTCAAGAGAATCAGGATTTAGTAAAAGACTTAATATTCTTAAAAGATCTAAATCCTCATATGGTAGGAATTGGACCATACCTTTGTCACAGTGATACTGAACTAGCAGGTAATGATTCAGGAACTTTAACTGAAACTTTAATTATGGTTGCTTTAGTAAGATTAATCTTACCTAAAGCATTACTTCCGGCTACTACAGCATTAGGGACTTTGGATAAGTTAGGTAGAGAAAATGCTCTTAAGGTTGGAGCTAATGTAATGATGCCTAATATTAGTCCAACAGAAACAAGAGAGTTATATGAAATATATCAAAACAAAATATGTACCGGCGATACAAGTAAGCAGTGTCGCGGTTGTATCGAAACTAGAATAAAAGCATTTGGACACGACATCGACTTAGGCGTTGGCGACTATGTCGATATGAAAGGGCTGAACTAG